The following are encoded in a window of Novosphingobium sp. THN1 genomic DNA:
- a CDS encoding sulfite exporter TauE/SafE family protein, with product MFDLQHLLASLSGVIVGFVLGLVGGGGSILAVPLMVYVVGVASPHLAIGTSALAVAANALSGLASHARARNVNWRCGGMFAAAGVLGALGGSTIGKAVDGQSLLALFALLMLVVAFFMWRGRGAEGIEGVVCNRDNLPRVLTFGAGTGLLSGFFGIGGGFLIVPALIASTSMPIGRAVGTSLVAVSAFGLATSLNYAASGMLDWPLALAFIAGGVIGTVLGTKASGRLAASKGTLNTLFAGLIVVVALYMLARSVPALIG from the coding sequence ATCTTCGACCTGCAACATCTGCTGGCGAGCCTGTCCGGCGTGATCGTCGGCTTCGTCCTCGGACTGGTCGGCGGCGGAGGCTCGATTCTTGCCGTGCCGCTGATGGTCTACGTCGTTGGCGTCGCCAGCCCGCACCTTGCCATCGGCACGAGCGCGCTGGCCGTGGCGGCGAACGCCCTGTCAGGCCTCGCCAGCCACGCCCGCGCGCGCAACGTCAACTGGCGCTGCGGCGGCATGTTCGCGGCGGCAGGCGTACTCGGCGCGCTTGGCGGATCGACCATCGGCAAGGCCGTGGACGGGCAGAGCCTGCTCGCGCTGTTCGCACTGCTGATGCTGGTCGTCGCCTTCTTCATGTGGCGCGGGCGCGGCGCGGAGGGGATCGAAGGCGTGGTCTGCAACCGCGACAACCTGCCCCGCGTGCTGACATTCGGTGCTGGCACAGGGCTGCTTTCGGGCTTCTTCGGCATCGGTGGCGGCTTCCTGATCGTGCCCGCACTGATCGCGAGCACATCGATGCCCATCGGCCGCGCCGTCGGCACTTCGCTGGTGGCGGTGAGCGCATTCGGGCTGGCGACCTCGCTGAACTATGCAGCCTCGGGCATGCTCGACTGGCCGCTTGCCTTGGCCTTTATCGCGGGCGGCGTGATCGGCACGGTGCTGGGCACCAAGGCTTCGGGCAGACTGGCCGCGAGCAAGGGCACGCTCAACACGCTGTTTGCCGGGCTGATCGTCGTCGTGGCGCTCTACATGCTGGCAAGGAGCGTACCTGCGCTGATCGGCTAG
- a CDS encoding helix-turn-helix transcriptional regulator — MKPASLADLKQNAAAMAGRMRTMSHPERLLMLCRMDEGEVSVTELVELTGLSQSAVSQHLARLRDEGVVDSRVAAQVRFYSLKDEIVRAIIHALCEICEKR, encoded by the coding sequence ATGAAGCCCGCCAGCCTTGCCGACCTGAAGCAGAATGCCGCCGCCATGGCGGGCCGCATGCGCACGATGAGCCATCCCGAGCGCCTGCTCATGCTTTGCCGCATGGACGAGGGCGAGGTTTCGGTGACGGAACTGGTTGAACTGACCGGCCTTTCGCAGTCGGCAGTCTCGCAACACCTGGCGCGCCTGCGCGATGAAGGCGTGGTCGACAGCCGCGTGGCAGCGCAAGTGCGCTTCTACAGCCTGAAGGACGAGATCGTCCGCGCGATCATACACGCCCTTTGCGAAATCTGCGAAAAGCGCTAG
- a CDS encoding MBL fold metallo-hydrolase, with product MSDHALVTATAQISAARASAAAPVVTTFFDEATFTATHVVHDPATLRAAVIDPVLDFDQASGRTSHASADRVIAHVEAHGLTVDWLLETHAHADHLSAAPYLKERLGGQIVIGAAIRTVQDVFGKVFNEGPAFARDGSQFDLLMDDGHTFRVGGIEAIALHVPGHTPACLAYVIGDAVFVGDTLFMPDYGTARADFPGGDARTLYRSIRRLMALPDETRVFLCHDYKATGRDQFVWETTIGAERTANVHVHEGVSEDEFVAMREARDATLGMPKLILPSIQVNMRAGHLPEPDSNGVRYLRLPVDLL from the coding sequence ATGTCCGACCATGCCCTTGTCACCGCCACCGCCCAGATCAGCGCCGCCCGCGCCTCGGCAGCGGCCCCTGTCGTCACCACCTTCTTCGACGAGGCGACTTTCACCGCGACTCATGTCGTCCATGATCCTGCCACCTTGCGCGCCGCGGTGATCGATCCGGTGCTCGATTTCGACCAGGCCTCGGGCCGCACCAGCCATGCCTCGGCCGATCGCGTGATTGCCCATGTCGAAGCCCACGGCCTCACGGTCGACTGGTTGCTCGAAACCCACGCCCATGCCGATCACCTCTCTGCCGCCCCCTATCTCAAGGAAAGGCTTGGCGGGCAGATCGTCATTGGCGCGGCAATCCGCACCGTGCAGGACGTGTTCGGCAAGGTCTTCAACGAGGGCCCGGCCTTCGCCCGTGACGGCAGCCAGTTCGACCTGCTGATGGACGACGGCCACACCTTCCGCGTCGGCGGGATCGAGGCCATAGCACTGCACGTCCCCGGCCACACCCCGGCATGTCTCGCCTATGTCATCGGCGATGCCGTGTTCGTCGGCGATACGCTGTTCATGCCGGACTACGGCACCGCCCGGGCCGATTTCCCCGGCGGCGACGCGCGCACGCTCTACCGCTCGATCCGCCGCCTGATGGCCCTGCCAGACGAGACGCGCGTGTTCCTGTGCCATGATTACAAGGCCACCGGGCGCGACCAGTTCGTGTGGGAAACCACAATCGGCGCCGAGCGCACGGCCAACGTTCATGTCCACGAAGGCGTCAGCGAGGACGAGTTCGTTGCCATGCGCGAAGCGCGCGATGCCACGCTGGGCATGCCGAAGCTGATCCTGCCCTCGATCCAGGTAAACATGCGCGCAGGACACCTGCCCGAACCCGACAGCAATGGCGTGCGTTACCTGCGCCTGCCTGTCGACCTGCTGTAA
- a CDS encoding gluconate 2-dehydrogenase subunit 3 family protein, with the protein MQNDPQRGWNRREFVSASALIALALGMPAAAVSLTRLESEDAPSDRQRLMMKEVSQLVIPRSATPGAGDVGAGDFAILALAHGLDGSRSPLKDPTAYARFARNDGSIRHVAWLEKELDGRAGGSFLKAPAAQRLAAVKALDADAFASRESESPWQAIKGLILTGYYTSEVGGAQELRYEPVPGRFDPDLPLTPDFRAISNDWTAVDFG; encoded by the coding sequence ATGCAGAATGATCCGCAGCGCGGCTGGAACCGCCGCGAATTCGTCAGTGCCTCGGCGCTGATCGCTTTGGCGCTTGGCATGCCCGCCGCCGCCGTGAGCCTGACCCGGCTCGAATCGGAAGATGCGCCGAGCGACCGGCAGCGCCTGATGATGAAGGAGGTCAGCCAGCTGGTGATCCCGCGTTCGGCAACCCCCGGTGCGGGCGATGTGGGTGCAGGCGATTTCGCGATCCTCGCGCTGGCGCACGGGCTCGATGGCTCGCGCTCACCGCTCAAGGACCCCACCGCCTATGCCCGGTTTGCGCGCAACGATGGCTCGATCCGGCATGTCGCCTGGCTCGAGAAGGAGCTGGACGGGCGGGCTGGTGGCAGCTTCCTCAAGGCGCCGGCAGCGCAACGCCTTGCGGCCGTGAAGGCGCTCGATGCCGATGCCTTTGCCAGCCGTGAAAGCGAAAGCCCGTGGCAGGCGATCAAGGGCCTGATCCTGACTGGCTACTACACCAGCGAAGTCGGCGGGGCGCAGGAGCTGCGCTACGAGCCAGTGCCGGGCCGTTTCGATCCCGACCTGCCGCTGACGCCCGATTTCAGGGCGATTTCCAACGACTGGACCGCGGTCGACTTCGGATAA
- a CDS encoding MFS transporter has product MTSPTIAGMTERQKSLAFFTLITALVLEIVDVTIINTALPAMQADFAARGQDLGGSAAQWIAAGYSLAFGLLLILGGRLGDLFGGRAMFLTGVAGFTLASLLCGAAADPQLLVAARVLQGAAGAIMAPQVMAVIQILYDPVERIGRLAWFGVIGGLAGIAGPIIGGLLISADIAGLGWRTVFLINLPIGIAAFTAGWRYLPREIAHKGAKIDVIGTLAFGAALAAALFPLVRGEHAGIDAGSITLLAASPLLMWAAWAGLNRRARAGKPVIFDPELLHNRLFRTGALIGLIFSAANTGFLFVFAHALQSRLGYSPLQTGLVHIPFSAGVMLGMGFLGRRYLAKMGKWVLVFAALALVVANTATLSWIAWGGPGLPLLLPALLLAGVGMGCLSGPVSPVALARVDRRHAGAASGILKTVLQMGSAFGIALAGSAYFALGGPVLAMGAGGLFAALGVILVLLLGCLGLALSLPDQIFVPEASSQAA; this is encoded by the coding sequence GTGACCTCTCCGACCATCGCCGGCATGACCGAGAGGCAGAAAAGCCTCGCCTTCTTCACGCTGATCACCGCGCTGGTGCTGGAAATCGTCGACGTGACGATCATAAACACCGCGCTGCCGGCCATGCAGGCAGACTTCGCCGCGCGCGGGCAGGACCTTGGTGGCAGCGCGGCGCAGTGGATCGCGGCAGGCTATTCGCTGGCCTTCGGCCTGCTGCTGATTCTGGGCGGCCGACTGGGCGACCTGTTCGGCGGGCGCGCGATGTTTCTTACCGGCGTTGCCGGCTTCACGCTGGCCTCGCTACTGTGTGGCGCGGCGGCCGACCCGCAACTGCTCGTCGCGGCGCGCGTCCTGCAAGGTGCCGCGGGCGCGATCATGGCGCCGCAGGTCATGGCGGTGATCCAGATCCTTTACGATCCAGTAGAGCGCATAGGGCGGCTGGCCTGGTTCGGCGTGATCGGCGGCCTTGCCGGCATAGCCGGGCCGATCATCGGCGGACTGCTGATTTCGGCGGACATCGCGGGCCTCGGCTGGCGCACTGTGTTCCTGATCAACCTGCCGATCGGCATCGCCGCGTTCACCGCTGGCTGGCGCTACCTGCCGCGCGAAATTGCGCACAAGGGCGCAAAGATTGACGTGATCGGCACGCTTGCGTTTGGCGCGGCGCTCGCAGCCGCACTGTTCCCGCTCGTGCGCGGCGAACATGCCGGGATCGATGCCGGGAGCATAACGCTTCTCGCGGCATCGCCCTTGCTGATGTGGGCGGCATGGGCTGGCCTCAACCGCCGGGCGAGAGCGGGCAAGCCGGTCATCTTCGATCCGGAACTCCTGCACAACCGCCTGTTCCGCACCGGCGCTCTGATCGGCCTGATCTTCTCCGCGGCGAACACCGGCTTCCTCTTTGTTTTCGCCCACGCCCTCCAATCGCGGCTGGGCTACTCACCGCTCCAGACAGGCCTCGTCCATATCCCGTTCAGCGCCGGGGTCATGCTCGGTATGGGCTTCCTCGGGCGGCGCTACCTTGCGAAGATGGGCAAGTGGGTGCTGGTTTTTGCGGCATTGGCTCTGGTTGTGGCCAATACGGCCACCCTTTCATGGATTGCCTGGGGCGGTCCCGGCCTGCCGCTGCTGCTTCCGGCCCTGCTGCTGGCCGGCGTCGGGATGGGCTGCCTTTCCGGCCCCGTCTCGCCTGTCGCCCTGGCCCGGGTTGACCGCCGCCATGCAGGCGCGGCCAGCGGCATTCTCAAGACCGTGCTGCAAATGGGCAGCGCCTTCGGCATTGCGCTGGCGGGCAGTGCCTACTTCGCGCTGGGTGGGCCGGTTTTGGCGATGGGGGCGGGCGGTCTTTTCGCGGCACTCGGGGTAATTCTCGTGCTGCTGCTCGGCTGCCTTGGCCTTGCGCTGTCGCTGCCCGACCAGATATTCGTGCCCGAGGCCTCTTCCCAAGCGGCATAA